The following coding sequences are from one Novosphingobium sp. Gsoil 351 window:
- a CDS encoding ribbon-helix-helix domain-containing protein yields MTTPYHPPRKHSVEIAGHKTSISLEPLFWEILRTAAKLEGVPVNALVARIDGERIASPTPPGLASAIRLWLVGWLASRMQQA; encoded by the coding sequence ATGACCACGCCCTACCACCCACCGCGCAAGCATTCGGTCGAGATCGCCGGGCACAAGACCTCGATCAGCCTCGAGCCGCTGTTCTGGGAAATCTTGCGCACCGCGGCCAAGCTGGAGGGCGTGCCGGTCAACGCCCTGGTCGCACGCATCGATGGCGAGCGAATCGCCAGCCCGACCCCACCGGGCCTCGCCAGCGCAATCCGCCTGTGGCTGGTCGGCTGGCTCGCTTCACGAATGCAGCAGGCCTAG
- the phbB gene encoding acetoacetyl-CoA reductase has product MGRVAIVTGGTRGIGEAVSLGLKAHGFTVVANYAGNEEKARAFTEKTGIKAYKWDVGDHQACLDGCARVAEEVGPIDAVINNAGITRDGTLHKMSFDDWNEVMRINLGGCFNMAKATFPGMRERGWGRIVNIGSINGQAGQYGQVNYAAAKSGIHGFTKALAQEGAKFGVTVNAIAPGYIDTDMVAAVPPPVLEKIVAKIPVGRLGQASEIARGVNFLCSENGGFVTGSTLSINGGQHMY; this is encoded by the coding sequence ATGGGCCGTGTGGCAATCGTGACCGGGGGTACCCGCGGCATCGGCGAGGCGGTCAGCCTCGGGCTCAAGGCGCACGGCTTCACCGTTGTCGCCAACTATGCGGGTAACGAGGAAAAGGCGCGCGCCTTCACCGAAAAGACCGGGATCAAGGCCTACAAGTGGGATGTCGGCGACCATCAGGCCTGCCTCGATGGCTGCGCCCGGGTGGCCGAAGAGGTCGGGCCGATCGACGCGGTGATTAACAACGCCGGGATCACCCGCGACGGCACGCTCCACAAGATGAGCTTCGACGACTGGAACGAGGTGATGCGGATCAACCTTGGCGGGTGTTTCAACATGGCCAAGGCGACATTCCCCGGCATGCGCGAGCGCGGCTGGGGACGGATCGTCAACATCGGCTCGATCAACGGCCAGGCCGGGCAGTACGGCCAGGTCAACTACGCCGCCGCCAAATCGGGCATCCACGGCTTCACCAAGGCGCTGGCGCAGGAAGGCGCCAAGTTCGGCGTGACCGTCAACGCCATCGCCCCGGGCTATATCGACACCGACATGGTCGCCGCGGTCCCGCCGCCGGTGCTCGAGAAGATCGTCGCCAAGATTCCCGTCGGTCGCCTCGGCCAGGCCAGCGAGATCGCGCGCGGGGTCAACTTCCTCTGCTCGGAGAACGGCGGGTTCGTGACGGGTTCGACGCTGAGCATCAACGGCGGGCAACACATGTATTGA
- a CDS encoding DUF3576 domain-containing protein — MTTSRTFAPVSRALSWRTLGVVAAAALLASCGGGGGRPKADLAASKVTTIGVNSYLWRASLETLSFMPLVQTDSNGGVIVTDWYANPNNPSERVKVTVSILDQDLRADAVRVAASRQVAQGGGWVDAPVQAATVQKLEDIILTKARDLRRSAVRG; from the coding sequence GTGACCACCAGCCGAACCTTTGCCCCAGTTTCGCGTGCGCTTTCCTGGCGTACGCTCGGCGTCGTCGCGGCGGCAGCCTTGCTCGCCTCGTGCGGTGGCGGAGGCGGACGCCCCAAGGCCGATCTGGCGGCAAGCAAGGTCACCACGATCGGGGTCAACAGCTATCTGTGGCGCGCAAGCCTGGAAACGCTGTCGTTCATGCCGCTGGTCCAGACCGACAGCAACGGCGGGGTCATCGTCACCGATTGGTACGCCAACCCCAACAATCCCTCGGAGCGGGTCAAGGTCACCGTCTCGATCCTCGACCAGGATTTGCGCGCCGACGCGGTGCGCGTCGCAGCCAGCCGTCAGGTGGCGCAAGGCGGGGGCTGGGTCGATGCCCCGGTCCAGGCCGCGACCGTCCAGAAGCTGGAAGACATTATCCTGACCAAGGCGCGCGATTTGCGGCGCTCCGCGGTCAGGGGCTGA